The sequence CTGTTGGGGATCAGCATCAAGTTGCCGGTAATCCACCTGATGATCAAGCGCGAAGATGACGAAGTCATTTTTGATTCGATCGATCGTTGGCTGAACGAGATGATGGAACGTGTCATCGTCCAACAGTTTCTCCGGACCATAGTTGGACGTGGTGATCAACTGGATCCGGTGTTCGGCACAATGCCGCACGAGCTTGGCCATGAACATGGCATCGCCTGGTTCGGTGCAATGGAACTCGTCGAAGACCAGTAGTTCTAGTCCAGCGAGTTCGCGCTCAAGTCCTTGCGCAAAGATTGCACCCAGCCGCTGGCCGGGGATGCGATTGGCGGGGGAGTTCAAGCGCTGGAAGAACTCGTGGAAGTGATAGCGTGCCGTGGTGGCAGGCGGCATCAGCGATACCAAGGTGTTCATGATCAGGGTTTTGCCGCGGCCTGGAGGTCCGTAGATATAGATTCCCGGGTGTGCGGCCGACTTCGACTTGCCCAGACAGCGATCAAGGATCTCAATGAGCTCGCGCTGAACAGGGTCTACCTGAATGTGTTGCTGCTCGAGTACTTTGGTAATTTTCTGAGCGTACTTATTCCTATCTGGAATGCGCAGCAACGGAGTAGTCATATCTAAATTTTGCCATCGACCAGGGACCTGACCAATCTTCTGTGATCCGATCGCCATCAAATTAGACCATCGGTAGACTCAACGACATTCTTCTTCTGCAGCTAAACGCCTAGTCATAGACGAATTACTTTATTTCGAGTTGGATGATTTATCCAAGGGGAGTGACGTAGGGAAACTCTGCGCGGACGGTTATTCCATGGGAATCTGGCGTATGCCTATCGCTTTATGTCGATCCGTGGCCATAATGGACACACCCACAGAGCTGGACCATACGAGATGATCTGCAGCGAAGCAGGTGAAGTTCGGAGAGGGAGTGCGTGAGATGACCAGCGAATTCATTGCCCACGTGGCTGAAGATGAGATCGTCTCCAGTGATCTTTTGGACATGTCAGTAACCGTACTTAAGACATTGTCAGATCCAGCGCGGCTCCAGATGCTTTGGGCATTATCTACGGAGGATCTTTCCCTGTCGGATTTGGCTCAATTGGTTGGCGTGAGCTCAACTGTTGCCAGCCAATTGCTGTCCAGGTTGCGAACTGCCGGCGTACTGCAAACCAGAAAGTCTGGACGCCACGTCATCTATTCCATGCATGATGAACGATCACGCGAGTTCATTAGGCAGACGTTGGACTTCGCTAGGCATCGGCTGGAATTGCAGGACAAGGCTTAGTTGATATATGGATCGAACGCGCGATAATCAGGCACTTCCGTACAGGTTATCTGTAAGCCGATAATCTAC comes from Glutamicibacter arilaitensis Re117 and encodes:
- the zapE gene encoding cell division protein ZapE, which translates into the protein MTTPLLRIPDRNKYAQKITKVLEQQHIQVDPVQRELIEILDRCLGKSKSAAHPGIYIYGPPGRGKTLIMNTLVSLMPPATTARYHFHEFFQRLNSPANRIPGQRLGAIFAQGLERELAGLELLVFDEFHCTEPGDAMFMAKLVRHCAEHRIQLITTSNYGPEKLLDDDTFHHLVQPTIDRIKNDFVIFALDHQVDYRQLDADPQQVLEGYRLGSLNLFETPAAQPEHDTMIQIGYDEIGPVHLNAETIWITFDQICRTRRNTADYLELAGRYSCWHVTGIPASTNMPMDEERRLANLIDIFYDKNVEVHLYAADNLGNLGHMLHDTEKARLTSRLAQLQLNEYERTSASS
- a CDS encoding ArsR/SmtB family transcription factor; this encodes MTSEFIAHVAEDEIVSSDLLDMSVTVLKTLSDPARLQMLWALSTEDLSLSDLAQLVGVSSTVASQLLSRLRTAGVLQTRKSGRHVIYSMHDERSREFIRQTLDFARHRLELQDKA